A stretch of Triticum aestivum cultivar Chinese Spring chromosome 1D, IWGSC CS RefSeq v2.1, whole genome shotgun sequence DNA encodes these proteins:
- the LOC123181718 gene encoding uncharacterized protein: MAAQDTPMITEDDYETQQKKQAAADVLFNYSQFVMVCIGEGVRPTDLRLHLMKEISGMPTSLKEEPRQAAASPNSSGEPSSSGTMKEDRSEIP; encoded by the exons ATGGCTGCACAAGACACTCCTATGATCACCGAGGATGACTATGAG ACTCAGCAGAAGAAGCAAGCTGCTGCAGATGTTCTTTTCAACTATTCACAGTTTGTTATGGTGTGCATTGGTGAGGGAGTTCGCCCGACTGATCTCCGGTTGCATCTTATGAAG GAAATTTCAGGGATGCCCACCTCTTTGAAGGAAGAGCCACGGCAGGCAGCTGCCTCCCCAAATTCTAGCGGTGAACCATCATCCTCTGGGACGATGAAAGAAGACAGGAGCGAAATCCCATAA